In a genomic window of Candidatus Eisenbacteria bacterium:
- a CDS encoding cysteine--tRNA ligase, giving the protein MALKVYDNLTREKREFRPAQPGRVGMYVCGMTVQDKPHVGHMRASIAGDLIRRHLLRSGYRVTYVNNFTDVDDKIIDRARDEGTDYRDIARRNMDCYLDFVGKLGILPADHYPRATEHIPEILGLIGALVQKGHAYPAGSDVYFRVESFPDYGKLSGRKIDELRSGARIEIGEQKDNPLDFTLWKGAKEGEPSWPSPWGAGRPGWHIECSAMSMKYLGNTFDFHGGGLDLIFPHHENEIAQSECATGLAFANYWVQNGLVLLGGEKMSKSTKHFFLIEDVCSKVDPRVVRFYLQSTHFRSPIEFSEERLAEAEQALGRLTGALDAAAEALGPLPPDAVDQPTAPEDAGSDEAREAIRLYTEAMDDDFNSAKAMGHLFDLARAVNRWCAAGQGNAEREAIEGGRRVLVDLSRAMGVDLLSRPDRCEAPPEVLDLVRLRGEARARKDWAEADRLRKEILQAGYIVEDREGRTTVRYNG; this is encoded by the coding sequence ATGGCTCTCAAGGTCTATGACAACCTCACGCGGGAGAAGCGGGAGTTCCGGCCGGCGCAGCCTGGCCGGGTAGGGATGTACGTCTGCGGCATGACGGTGCAGGACAAACCTCACGTCGGCCACATGCGCGCCTCCATCGCGGGGGATCTGATCCGCCGCCACCTGCTTCGATCCGGCTACCGCGTGACCTACGTCAACAACTTCACCGACGTGGACGACAAGATCATCGACCGCGCTAGGGACGAGGGGACCGACTACCGCGACATCGCCCGCCGCAACATGGACTGCTACCTCGACTTCGTGGGCAAGCTGGGGATCCTGCCGGCCGATCACTACCCGCGGGCGACGGAGCACATCCCCGAGATCCTGGGGCTGATCGGCGCCCTCGTCCAGAAGGGGCACGCCTATCCGGCCGGAAGCGACGTCTACTTCCGCGTCGAGAGCTTCCCCGACTACGGCAAGCTGAGCGGCCGCAAGATCGACGAGCTGAGATCGGGAGCGCGCATCGAGATCGGCGAACAGAAGGACAATCCCCTCGACTTCACGCTCTGGAAAGGCGCCAAGGAGGGAGAGCCCTCCTGGCCGAGCCCCTGGGGCGCGGGACGGCCCGGCTGGCACATCGAGTGCTCCGCGATGTCGATGAAGTACCTCGGAAACACCTTCGACTTCCACGGGGGTGGGCTGGACCTCATCTTCCCGCATCACGAGAACGAGATCGCGCAGTCCGAGTGCGCCACCGGCTTGGCGTTCGCGAACTACTGGGTCCAGAATGGCCTCGTGCTCCTCGGCGGGGAGAAGATGTCGAAGTCGACGAAGCACTTCTTCCTGATCGAGGATGTCTGCTCGAAAGTCGATCCGCGGGTCGTGAGGTTCTATCTGCAGTCGACGCACTTCCGCAGCCCGATCGAGTTCAGCGAGGAGCGCCTCGCGGAGGCGGAGCAGGCCCTCGGCCGCCTGACCGGGGCGCTCGACGCCGCGGCCGAGGCGCTGGGTCCGCTCCCGCCGGATGCGGTCGACCAACCGACCGCGCCCGAGGATGCCGGATCGGACGAGGCCCGCGAGGCGATCCGGCTCTACACGGAGGCGATGGACGATGACTTCAACAGCGCCAAGGCGATGGGGCATCTCTTCGACCTGGCGAGAGCCGTCAATCGGTGGTGCGCGGCCGGTCAGGGCAACGCCGAGCGTGAGGCGATCGAGGGGGGGCGCAGGGTCCTTGTCGATCTCTCCCGGGCCATGGGCGTCGACCTTCTCTCCAGGCCGGACCGATGCGAGGCGCCTCCTGAGGTCCTCGATCTGGTGCGCCTGAGGGGGGAGGCGAGGGCGCGGAAGGACTGGGCGGAGGCCGATCGGCTCCGCAAGGAGATTCTCCAGGCAGGGTATATAGTGGAGGACAGAGAAGGCCGAACGACCGTTCGTTACAATGGGTAA